The Sphingobium cloacae DNA window GCAACCCGCAGACCCTTTCGCCGGTATTGCGGGACTGGTTCGGCGGGATAGCTGGCTCGCCCGTGCGACCGCACTGAGCCTCCTGATCGTATTTGGCCGCTTTTCATACAGCAATGTCGTGCTGAGCTCTGACTTCTGGGGCTGGCATATGCGAGGCAATCCCTCCGTAGGACTACGGAGTGCGCAGAGGCTTCCTGCGCTTCAGGGCTTGTTGCACCGCAGCAGGAGCGAAAATGTGCAGAGTCGAAGCAATATCCCTGACCCGTTGGACGGTCTGGCCACGACGCTGGATCGGTCGAGCTTCGCCGCCATCGCGCAGCTGACTTCAGGCCAGTCGCCCGCCACTTTGGCGCAGTCTTTTTCCGACTGGTGGACGCACATTCTCTGCTCGCCAGGCAGGCAGCTGCAGCTCGCCGCCAAGGGCGGGCGCAAGCTGATGCGGCTCGCCGACTATGCCATGCGCAGCGCATCCGGCAGCGATCCCGAGCCGGCGATCGATCCGCTGCCCCAGGATCGGCGCTTCGCCGACGCAGCCTGGAAGCGCCATCCGTTCGACCTGATCGAGCAGGCCTTCCTGCTCCAGCAGCAATGGTGGCATGCCGCGACGACCGGCGTGAGCGGCGTCACCGGGCACCACGAAGCGATCGTCGAGTTCGCGACCCGCCAGATGCTCGACATGGTGTCCCCGACCAATTTCATCCCGACCAACCCCGTGCTCCAGCAGCGCATCCTCGAAACCGGAGGACAATGCCTTGTCGAGGGTGCGCGATTTTTTTGCGACGACCTGGAACGCCTGGTACGCGGGGAGCCCGCAGCGGGCACGGAGGCCTATCGGGTCGGCGAGAAGGTCGCAGCCACGGCTGGCAAGGTCGTGTTTCGCAACAGGGTCATGGAACTGATCCAATATGCGCCCGCAACCGAGACGGTGCGTCCGGAGCCGATACTGATCGTGCCGGCATGGATCATGAAATATTACATCCTCGACCTCTCCCCGGAAAATTCGCTCATCCGCTGGCTGGTAGGGCAGGGCTACACCGTGTTCTGCATCTCCTGGCACAATCCCGACAGCGCCGACCGCGATCTCGACATGGAGGATTATCGCCTGCTTGGGCCGATGGCCGCCGTGGATGTCATCCAGGCGATTACCGGCACCGAGAAGATCCACGCGGCCGGCTATTGTATCGGCGGCACGCTGCTCGCCATCACCGCGGCCGCGATGGCGCGCGATGAAGATAAGCGTCTGGCGAGCGTCACGCTGTTCGCCGCCCAGACCGAGTTTAGCGAGCCGGGCGAACTTGGCCTGTTCATCGACGAGGCGGAAATCAACCTGATCGATGCGATGATGTGGGCGCGCGGCTTTCTCGACAGCAGTCAGATGGGCGGCGCCTTCCAGATGCTGCGATCCAACGATCTGGTCTGGTCGCGCATCCTCTCGACTTATCTCATGGGCGAGCGCGAGCCGATGACCGACCTCATTGCATGGAATGCCGACGGCACCCGCATGCCCTATGCCATGCACGCGCAATATCTGCGGCGCTTGTTCCTCGACAATGACTTGGCCGAAGGGCGCTACGAGGCCGGCGGCCACCCGGTCTCGCTCTCGGGGCTGCGCATGCCGATCTTCATGGTGGGCACGGAAACCGACCACGTCGCGCCGTGGCGCTCGACCCACAAGCTCCACATGCTGACGGGCGCGGAGATCCGCTTCGTGCTGACGAGCGGTGGCCACAATGCCGGGATCGTCTCCGAGCCCGGGCATCCTCATCGCCACTTTCGCGTCGCGACACGGATGCAGGATGGCCCGGCGCCAGGTCCCGATACCTGGCTGGAGCGGGCCGAGCTGCGCGAAGGGTCGTGGTGGCCGGAATGGAGTTCATGGCTTGGATCGCACTCGGGCAAGGCGGCCGCCCCACCGTCGATGGGCGCGCCCGAACGGAACTATCCGCCGCTCGGTGATGCCCCCGGGCGCTACGTGCTGGAGCGCTGAGCCATGGCCACCGCCAACCTCATCGAGAACCGCACGTTCGACGAGATCGCCGTCGGCGACACGGCCAGCCTCACCCGCACGCTGACCGCCGACGACATCCAGCTCTTCGCGGCGGTGTCAGGCGACGTGAATCCGGCGCATCTCGACCCTGTCTATGCCGAAACGGACATGTTCCACAGGGTCATCGCTCATGGCATGTGGGGCGCGGGGCTCATCTCGGCGATCCTGGGAACCGAGCTGCCAGGGCCCGGTGCGATCTATCTCGGCCAATCGCTTCGCTTCACCCGCCCGGTGGGCGTCGGCGACACCATCACGGCCTGCGTCACCGTCGCGCAGAAGCGCGCCGAGCATCATGTCATCGTTCTCGACTGCGCCTGCGTGAACCAAAAGGGCGAGACCGTCATCAGCGGCCAGGCCGAGGTCAAGGCGCCCACCGAGAAAGTCAGCCGGCCCCGCATGCCGCTTCCCGACGTGCGGATCGCCAGCCACGACCGCTTCCGCCAGTTGATGGAGCGCGCCAAGGACGGATCCGCGTGCGTCACGGCCGTGGTCCATCCGTGCAGCGCCGACGCCATGCGCGCGGTGGCTGAGGCCGCCGACGCCGGCATCGTCGTTCCAATTCTCATCGGACCTGCGGCGCGTATGACGAATGCGGCGAAGGACGCCGGTGTCGATATTGCCGCCTTCCGGGTGATCGGGGTCCCGCACAGCCACGCCGCCGCCGCCGAAGCCGTCGCGCGCGTACGGGCCGGCGAAGCCGCGCTGCTGATGAAGGGTTCGCTTCATACCGACGAGCTCATGGGCGCGGTCGTATCGTCCGACATGGGCCTTCGGACCGAACGCAGGATCAGCCACGCCTATGTGATGGATGTGCCCGGCTATCCGCGCCCGCTCATCATCACCGACGCCGCGATTAACATCGAGCCGACGCTTGAGGACAAGGCCGACATCGCGCGCAACGCGATCGACCTTGCCCATGTGATCGGGATCGAACAACCCAGGGTCGCGATCCTCGCCGCCGTCGAGACGGTCAATCCAAGGATGCGCACCACATTGGATGCCGCGGCGCTCTGCAAGATGGCGGACCGGGGCCAGATCGAAGGCGCGCTGCTCGATGGACCGCTCGCCCTCGATAATGCGATCAGCGAGGCGGCCGTGCGCGACAAAAGTATCGTCTCGCCGGTCGCCGGCCGGGCGGACATCCTGCTGGTGCCCAATCTGGAGGCCGGCAACATGCTCGCAAAGCAGCTGACCTTCCTGGGCGGCGCCGATGCCGCAGGCGTGGTGCTCGGCGGGCGCGTTCCGATCATCCTCACCAGCCGGGCAGACAGCGTGCGCACGCGCCTCGCCTCCTGCGCGCTCGCGGTGCTGCTGGCGCGGGCTGCAACCAAGGCGTCTCCCGGCGTTGCGGGACAGCGCCGCGATGGCTGAAATCCTGTGCCTCAACGCCGGTTCGTCGAGCCTTAAGTTCGCGCTCTACGCCGAGCCGGGCACTGATGAGCCCTCTTTGCTGGCGAGCGGCAAGATCGAGAATATCGGCCTTGAGCCGCACCTGATCGCGCGCGATGCGAAGGGGGATGTCCTTGCCGACCGGCGCTGGACGAAAGACGTCACGATCACGCATGAGACGCTGCTCAAGGATTTGCTGCGGGAGATCGAAGCTTCGGTCGGCGAGGATCTGATCGCGGTAGGACATCGGATCGTTCATGGGGGCGCCGACTATTCAGCGCCGGCGCGGGTCGACGCGCCACTCCTCGCCGCACTCGAGGCGCTTTGCCCACTGGCGCCATTGCATCAGCCCCATAATCTCGCCGCGGTCCGCGCCGTCTCCAGGCTGCGCCCCGCTCTGCTGCAAGTCGCCTGCTTCGACACCGGCTTCCATCATGGCCAGCCCCCGGTTGCGACGCGCCTCGCGCTGCCGCGCGCGCTCGGCGAAGAGGGCATGCGGCGCTACGGCTTTCACGGCATCTCCTACGAATATATCGCGCGGCAGCTGCGTTTGATCGATCCCGATACAGGCGGTGGCCGCACGATCGCCGCGCATCTCGGCAACGGGGCCAGCCTCTGTGCGATGGACGGGGGGCGCAGCATCGACACGACGATGGGGTTCACCGCACTCGACGGATTGGTGATGGGCACGCGGTGCGGAGCGCTCGACCCGGGCGCGGTGCTCTATCTTCTCCAGCAGAGGGGCATGACGGCGCGCGAAGTCGAGCATCTCCTCTACAGTGAGTCCGGCCTTTTGGGCGTGTCCGGCACATCGAGCGACATGCGCGCGCTTCTCGGCAGCGAAACGCCCGCCGCTGGGGAAGCGATCGACCTCTTCGTCTGGCAGATCGCGCGCCAGGCTGGCGCCCTCGCATCCTCGCTCGGGGGGCTCGATAGCTTCGTGTTTACCGCCGGGATCGGCGAGAATGCGCCTGAAATCCGCGCCCGCGTCGCCGATCGGCTCCGCTGGCTCGGCGTGGCGCTCGACACGGACGCGAATCTCCGCGGAGCGTCGGTCATCAGCGCGCCGTTCAGCCGTGTCACGGTGCGCATCATCCCGACCGACGAGGAGTGGATGATCGCCATCCACACCGCCGATCTTCTGCGTGAGGAGCCGAAACCATGAAACCTCTCGTCGATCTTACTGGCAAGCGCGGCCTGGTGATCGGCATCGCCAACGCGCAGAGCATCGCGGCGGGCTGCGCCCAGGCCTTCCACGACTGTGGCGCGAGACTGGCGGCGACCTATCTCAACGGAAAGGCCGAGCCGCTCGTGGCGCCCGTCGCGGAGACCCTGGGAGTCGAATGGCTCGCCGCGTGCGATGTCCGGGTGCCGGGCGAACTGGAGGCCCTGTTCGAGCGGGTGAAGTCCGAATAAGGCGGCCTCGATTTCCTGCTTCATTCGATCGCTTTCGCGCCGAACGAGGATTTGCACGGCCGCGTCGTCGACAGCTCGGCCGAAGGCCTCGCGCTGGCGATGGACGTCTCGTGCCACAGCTTCCTGCGCATGGCGCGTCTCGCCGAGCCGCTGATGTCGGATGGCGGCTGCCTGCTGTGCGTCACCTTCTACGGGTCGGAGCGGGTGGTCGAGCACTACAACCTGATGGGGCCGGTCAAAGCGGCCCTCGAAAGCGCGACCCGCTATGTCGCGGCTGAGCTTGGCCCCAAGGGCATTCGCGCCCATGCGATCTCGCCAGGCCCGATCGCGACCCGCGCTGCCAGCGGCATCGACCGCTTCGACGAGCTGCTCGAACGGGCCGCGGCGACGGTCCCGCAGCACCAGCTCGTGACCATCGAGGATGTCGGAGGGCTCGCCGCCTTCCTGGTGAGCGATGCCGGCCGCCATATCACCGGTACGATCATTCCGGTCGATGGCGGTCAGCACCTGCTCGGCTAGGGCGGCTCGCCGCGATCGGGGGCTATCCTATTTGTCGCTGGTGGCCTGCTTCTCGCCGTCGCCCGGGCTTTTCTGCCCGAACCATGGTCCGACAATGGCAGCAAAGGCATCCAGCGCCCCGGGAGCCGTCTGAGCGCTCGCGACGGCCTGCCAGGCCTGCTGCCATTCCTCGAACGCCGATCTTGTGCCGGCAATCATATGCTCGCGGACCGTGGCCATGTCCTCGAACAGTGCCCGCGGTCCGGCCGGGCTGACCGCGCCGGCGTCCGACGTCTTGTCCGTCGCGCCCGCAATCGAGGCACGCGCCTCTTCGGCGAAGCGGCCGGCGGCGCGGTTGCCGACCTCGAGCGACTCTTCGCCACCTTTCCGGGCGACTTCGGCGAGCTTCAGCATCAGGCCGACATTCGCTTTGGCGAGCGCGGCAAGTTGATCGACCGGATAGGGCATGGGACGATGAACCTTTCTCTTCGCGTCTAAGCTCCAGCGTATCGGGCATGCAGCCCTGGCCTGAGGCTCATCGCGTCGCGCCGCCGATATTCGGCGAGGCTGAATCAGAGAGAATCGGTAACTCTACGTATGCCGAATCTGCGGCTTGCCTGCGACGCTCAGCCAATGCACTTTTGGCTTGTCGTCCATGTCGTGCCCGCGGGCAGCGACTTCTACCCGTCCCGTCATGATCGCGGCACGGTCGGGCATGATTATGGTCTGACCCGGCAACCGGCATGGGCGTGATACCGTCCATAGCCAGGCTCGGCCGGATTGCGGCGCTCCGCGGTCCCGTCCTCGATGTCGAGTTCGACGAAGGGCCGCTGCCCGCAGTCAATGAAGCACTGCGCATCGATGCGGCGTCAGGCCCGCTGGTCGCGGAAGTGCAGAGCCATATTGATGATCGGACCGTCCGCGCCGTCGCGCTTCAGCCGACCTCCGGTCTGGCGCGCAATGTCGGCGTGGTGGCCTTAGGCGCACCCATCGCGGTTCCGGTCGGAGACAAGGTTCTTGGGCGGCTCCTTACGCCGACCGGGCAGGTGGGGGACGGCGGCGCGCCGCTCGGACCGGATGTGCCATTGAGGCCGATCCATCGCGCACCCCCACCGCTCGACGAGCAGAGCGCGGC harbors:
- a CDS encoding bifunctional enoyl-CoA hydratase/phosphate acetyltransferase, whose amino-acid sequence is MATANLIENRTFDEIAVGDTASLTRTLTADDIQLFAAVSGDVNPAHLDPVYAETDMFHRVIAHGMWGAGLISAILGTELPGPGAIYLGQSLRFTRPVGVGDTITACVTVAQKRAEHHVIVLDCACVNQKGETVISGQAEVKAPTEKVSRPRMPLPDVRIASHDRFRQLMERAKDGSACVTAVVHPCSADAMRAVAEAADAGIVVPILIGPAARMTNAAKDAGVDIAAFRVIGVPHSHAAAAEAVARVRAGEAALLMKGSLHTDELMGAVVSSDMGLRTERRISHAYVMDVPGYPRPLIITDAAINIEPTLEDKADIARNAIDLAHVIGIEQPRVAILAAVETVNPRMRTTLDAAALCKMADRGQIEGALLDGPLALDNAISEAAVRDKSIVSPVAGRADILLVPNLEAGNMLAKQLTFLGGADAAGVVLGGRVPIILTSRADSVRTRLASCALAVLLARAATKASPGVAGQRRDG
- a CDS encoding PHA/PHB synthase family protein, producing MDGLATTLDRSSFAAIAQLTSGQSPATLAQSFSDWWTHILCSPGRQLQLAAKGGRKLMRLADYAMRSASGSDPEPAIDPLPQDRRFADAAWKRHPFDLIEQAFLLQQQWWHAATTGVSGVTGHHEAIVEFATRQMLDMVSPTNFIPTNPVLQQRILETGGQCLVEGARFFCDDLERLVRGEPAAGTEAYRVGEKVAATAGKVVFRNRVMELIQYAPATETVRPEPILIVPAWIMKYYILDLSPENSLIRWLVGQGYTVFCISWHNPDSADRDLDMEDYRLLGPMAAVDVIQAITGTEKIHAAGYCIGGTLLAITAAAMARDEDKRLASVTLFAAQTEFSEPGELGLFIDEAEINLIDAMMWARGFLDSSQMGGAFQMLRSNDLVWSRILSTYLMGEREPMTDLIAWNADGTRMPYAMHAQYLRRLFLDNDLAEGRYEAGGHPVSLSGLRMPIFMVGTETDHVAPWRSTHKLHMLTGAEIRFVLTSGGHNAGIVSEPGHPHRHFRVATRMQDGPAPGPDTWLERAELREGSWWPEWSSWLGSHSGKAAAPPSMGAPERNYPPLGDAPGRYVLER
- a CDS encoding acetate/propionate family kinase, whose amino-acid sequence is MAEILCLNAGSSSLKFALYAEPGTDEPSLLASGKIENIGLEPHLIARDAKGDVLADRRWTKDVTITHETLLKDLLREIEASVGEDLIAVGHRIVHGGADYSAPARVDAPLLAALEALCPLAPLHQPHNLAAVRAVSRLRPALLQVACFDTGFHHGQPPVATRLALPRALGEEGMRRYGFHGISYEYIARQLRLIDPDTGGGRTIAAHLGNGASLCAMDGGRSIDTTMGFTALDGLVMGTRCGALDPGAVLYLLQQRGMTAREVEHLLYSESGLLGVSGTSSDMRALLGSETPAAGEAIDLFVWQIARQAGALASSLGGLDSFVFTAGIGENAPEIRARVADRLRWLGVALDTDANLRGASVISAPFSRVTVRIIPTDEEWMIAIHTADLLREEPKP